The sequence GCGCCTTCGCCGCCGGTCAGGCCTATGTCGCGCTTTCGCGCGCCCGCTCGCTGGAAGGGCTGTCGCTGGCCCGGCCGCTGCGCGCCTCCGACATCCGCATCGACCGCCGCGTCGCCGCCTTCACCGCCGCTTTCGAGGGCAATGGCAACCTGATGACCGCCGCGCGCGGGCTCGACGACGACTGACCCTTTACATATTCCTACATGGTCGATAGATTACTCTCCAATTGGAGAATGACCATGAGTCAGACCGGCCTGCGCCGTACCCGCGACAAGCTGCTTTTCGCCTTGGCCTACGGCGCTGTCATCGCCGCCGTGCTGTTCCTGCATCCCGTGCCGGACGCGCGCGACGCCGGCAAGCTCGCCGCCAATGTCGAGGCGGGCGCCGCTGCGCGCTGATTGCCGGCCCGGCACTGGCCGAATCGGCGCCGGTCGCGCATTTTGCCGGAAGGCTGGTGGTGCCGGGCTCCGCCCGTCCGTTCCACCGGCCCGGGGGGTGGCGAGATGACGAAACGGACATGCTGACCAACAAGGGCAAATACGGCCTCAAGGCGATGCTCTATCTCGCCCGGCTCGAACCGGGCGCGAGCGCGATGGGGCAGGAAATCGCCACCGCCAACCACATTCCGAAGAAATTCCTCGACGCCATTCTGCTGGAACTGCGCAACGCCGGCATGCTGCGCTCCAAGAAGGGGCCGGGCGGCGGCTATGCGCTGGCGAAGACCCCGCGCGAGATCCGCATCGGCCACATCATCCGCGTGCTCGACGGCCCGCTGGCCCCGCTCAGTTGCGCCAGCAAGAGTGCCTATGTGCCCTGCGACGACTGCGAGGATCTGGCCACCTGCTCGGTGCGCATCACCATGAGCAAGGTGCGCGACGCCATGTCTGACATTCTCGACGGCATGTCGCTGCAGGACATGGTCATCTTCTCCCACGCCCCCAATGCCGACCTGATGTACAGCATCTGAGACGACGGGCGGCAGTGGACGGGTTCCGGCTGAAGAGCCTCTGCTGGTTCCCGGATCGGCGGCGCGCCTGCGCCTTGTCCGGGACACGATGGCAGAACCGCCTTTTCCCGGCCCAGCGACGGCGCAGCCGGAGCGCCGCGCCGGGACCCCGGATAAACCCTTCGGCAAATCCTCTCAGAAAAACGCCTGATGCCCGGTGATGGCCCGGCCGAGGATCAGCGCGTGGATATCGTGCGTGCCCTCATAGGTGTTCACCGTCTCCAGGTTCACCATGTGGCGCATGACCGGGAACTCGCCGGAAATGCCGTTGCCGCCATGCATGTCGCGGGCGGCGCGGGCGATGTCGAGCGCCTTGCCGCAATTATTGCGCTTGAGCATGGAGATGGTCTCCACCGGCAACTGGCCGGCGTCGAACAGCCGGCCCGCGCGCAGGGCGAGCTGCAGGCCGAGCGTGATCTCGGTCGCCATGTCGGCGAGCTTTTTCTGGATCAGCTGCGTCGCCGCCAGCGGCTTGCCGAACTGCTTGCGGTCGAGCGTGTACTGGCGCGCGGCGGCGTAGCAGGCTTCCGCCGCCCCCATCGTGCCCCAGCCAATGCCGAAGCGGGCACGGTTGAGGCAGCCGAAGGGGCCCTTCAGGCCGGAGACATTCGGCAGCAGGTTCTCTTCCGGCAGCTCGACCCCGTCCAGCACGATCTCGCCGGTGATGGAGGCGCGCAGCGAGAGCTTGTGCTCGATCTTCGGGGTGGTGAAGCCCTTCATGCCGCGCTCCACCAGGAAGCCGCGAATCTCGTCGCCATGGGCGGCGGACTTCGCCCACACCACCGCGACATCAGCGATCGGCGAATTGGTGATCCACATCTTGGCGCCGGAGAGGCGGTAGCCGCCATCGATCTTCTCGGCGCGGGTGCGCATGCCGGCGGGGTCGGAGCCGGCATCCGGCTCGGTCAGGCCGAAGCAGCCGACGATCTCGCCCGTGGCGAGCTTCGGCAGGAATTTGCGCTTCTGCGCCTCGCTGCCATAGGCGTTGATCGGGTGCATCACCAGCGAGGACTGCACGCTCATCGCCGAGCGATAGCCCGAATCGACCCGCTCCACCTCGCGCGCCACCAGCCCGTAGGAGACATAGCCGAGGCCCGCCCCGCCATATTCCTCGGGGATGGTGGGGCCGAGCAGGCCGAGCGCGCCCATCTCGTTCATGATCTCGCGATCGAAGTGCTCGTCCATATAGGCGGCGGTCACGCGCGGCAGCAGCTTTTCCTGCGCATAGTCACGCGCCGTGTCGCGCACCAGCCGTTCTTCCTCGGTCAGCTGCGCATCGAAATCGACCGGATCGGCCCAGTCGAAGGAAACCTTGGCGGACGGCGCGGCACTCATGCGACTTCTCCCGGACGTACCGGCACCCGAGGCCGGCCGCCTCTCTTACAACGTCGCGCGGCGCTGTGCATCCGCCCTTCGACGGAGCCCGCGCCGCCGCAATTGACGCAGCGGAATACGACTTAGGTCGGGGGGTGGGGTATGATTGCGCAATACTGAGACACGTGTTTCAGTTGTGAAATCGGACCGTCGCGATGACGCAATAGGCCGGCCCAAACAATGGGCACGGCTCGCGCGGTTCATGAGAGGGGAATTCAGAGATGCCGGC comes from Ancylobacter polymorphus and encodes:
- a CDS encoding RrF2 family transcriptional regulator; its protein translation is MLTNKGKYGLKAMLYLARLEPGASAMGQEIATANHIPKKFLDAILLELRNAGMLRSKKGPGGGYALAKTPREIRIGHIIRVLDGPLAPLSCASKSAYVPCDDCEDLATCSVRITMSKVRDAMSDILDGMSLQDMVIFSHAPNADLMYSI
- a CDS encoding acyl-CoA dehydrogenase, with the translated sequence MSAAPSAKVSFDWADPVDFDAQLTEEERLVRDTARDYAQEKLLPRVTAAYMDEHFDREIMNEMGALGLLGPTIPEEYGGAGLGYVSYGLVAREVERVDSGYRSAMSVQSSLVMHPINAYGSEAQKRKFLPKLATGEIVGCFGLTEPDAGSDPAGMRTRAEKIDGGYRLSGAKMWITNSPIADVAVVWAKSAAHGDEIRGFLVERGMKGFTTPKIEHKLSLRASITGEIVLDGVELPEENLLPNVSGLKGPFGCLNRARFGIGWGTMGAAEACYAAARQYTLDRKQFGKPLAATQLIQKKLADMATEITLGLQLALRAGRLFDAGQLPVETISMLKRNNCGKALDIARAARDMHGGNGISGEFPVMRHMVNLETVNTYEGTHDIHALILGRAITGHQAFF